A window of Elgaria multicarinata webbii isolate HBS135686 ecotype San Diego chromosome 2, rElgMul1.1.pri, whole genome shotgun sequence contains these coding sequences:
- the RNH1 gene encoding ribonuclease inhibitor, producing MELDIQCKKLSAKKWKDLIPALKQSKSIRLDDCSLSASHCEDMSSALRTNQTLTELKLDNNELGDAGVDSLCKGLLNSSCKLQKLSLRSCNLTKGCCESVRTLLSNKPGLTELNLGDNSLGTAGAKVLCQGLLEPNCQLENLHLEYCEFSPANVEALCTILRTKPSLKELNLSNNKFGDAGVTLLCQSILDPNCNLQSLHLESCDFTAASCEDLSAVLSGKPSLKELCIGENKIEDAGVAVLCQGVLNPNCKIEKLWLWECDISAPGCKELSNIIGNKETLREMSLIGNGLKDEGMDFLSQGLKNPNTKLQSLWLRECGLTTACCKNLSSAVAVNGVLKELHLGFNKLGDEGVIQLCDGVMNSGCNLQSLWLGQAGLTAACCDKLAALIVGKPSLKELDVGYSHIEDEGVRKLCEAVKNPNCQLKYLILYDTYWSPEVDAELKALEELKPGFKVVT from the exons ATGGAACTTGACATCCAGTGTAAAAAATTGAGTGCGAAAAAATGGAAAGACCTTATTCCAGCCCTAAAGCAGTCCAAATCCATTAG GTTGGATGACTGCAGCCTATCGGCTAGTCATTGTGAAGATATGTCCTCTGCTCTGAGAACCAACCAAACATTGACAGAGCTGAAGCTGGACAACAATGAATTGGGAGACGCTGGTGTGGACTCGCTGTGCAAGGGATTGCTGAATTCAAGTTGCAAGCTTCAGAAACTAAG CTTGCGGAGCTGCAACCTAACCAAAGGCTGCTGTGAGAGTGTCCGTACTCTGCTTAGTAACAAACCCGGCTTGACTGAGCTGAACCTGGGCGACAACAGTTTGGGCACAGCAGGAGCAAAAGTATTGTGCCAGGGACTTCTGGAACCAAACTGCCAACTGGAGAACCTTCA CCTGGAGTACTGTGAATTCTCACCTGCGAACGTGGAGGCGCTCTGCACCATACTGCGCACCAAGCCGTCTCTGAAGGAACTCAACCTGAGCAACAACAAGTTTGGGGATGCAGGAGTGACACTTCTATGCCAAAGTATTCTGGACCCCAACTGTAACCTGCAGTCACTGCA CTTGGAGAGCTGTGACTTCACCGCTGCTAGCTGTGAGGACCTGAGTGCTGTTCTCAGTGGAAAGCCCTCCTTGAAGGAGCTCTGCATAGGCGAGAACAAGATTGAGGACGCAGGCGTAGCAGTCCTATGCCAGGGTGTACTGAACCCAAACTGCAAAATAGAAAAGCTGTG GTTATGGGAATGTGACATCTCTGCTCCTGGCTGCAAAGAGCTCTCCAATATCATTGGTAACAAAGAGACTCTCCGGGAGATGAGCCTGATTGGAAATGGTCTGAAAGACGAAGGAATGGACTTCTTAAGTCAAGGGCTGAAGAATCCAAACACTAAACTCCAGTCGCTGTG GTTAAGAGAATGTGGTTTGACTACCGCCTGTTGCAAGAACTTGAGCTCTGCTGTCGCCGTGAACGGTGTCTTGAAAGAGCTGCATTTAGGTTTCAATAAACTTGGCGATGAAGGAGTGATTCAGCTCTGCGATGGGGTGATGAACTCCGGTTGCAACCTACAGTCCCTCTG GTTGGGACAAGCAGGTCTCACTGCTGCTTGCTGTGATAAGCTTGCCGCACTCATCGTCGGAAAACCGTCCCTCAAAGAACTGGATGTCGGCTACAGCCACATAGAGGACGAAGGGGTGCGGAAGCTCTGTGAAGCAGTGAAAAATCCGAACTGCCAGCTGAAGTATTTAAT TTTGTATGATACTTACTGGAGTCCTGAAGTGGATGCTGAACTGAAGGCCCTGGAAGAGCTGAAACCTGGATTTAAAGTGGTTACATGA